The window TCCTCGGCATGCTGTCCGCCGTAGGACCGACCGCGACGATCACCTGGGTCTGCCTGATGGTGGGAGTCATCCTCGCCGTCGGTTTCCTCGCGGCGAAGGTGATCCCCGGAGAGTCCTCGGATTTCATCCTCGAGATTCCGCCGATCCGGTGGCCCCAGGTGGGGAACCTCGCAGTGAAGACGATGGCACGGATCGAGTGGTACCTGCGGGAGGCGGTCCCCCTTTTCCTCGTCGGCACCCTCGTTCTTTTCATTTCGGACCGGCTGGGGTGGCTGCTCCGGATCCAGGTCGCCGCCGAACCGCTGATCGTCCGGATGCTCGACTTGCCGCCGAAGGCCACGGAGGCGTTCCTGATCGGTTTCCTGCGACGTGATTATGGAGCCGCGGGGCTCTTCAGCATGCAGAAAGCGGGCATGCTGTCCCACCTCCAGGTGGTGGTAAGCCTTGTCACCATCACGCTTTTCATCCCGTGCCTGGCGAATCTCCTCGTGATCGTCAAGGAGCACGGAGGGAAGGTGGCCGCCGGGATGGCCCTGTTCATCTTCCCCTTTGCGTTGCTGGTCGGCGCCGCGGTGAACCTCTTCGCCCGTTGGGCGGGGATCACGTTTTAAGAAGATGGGGAAACGCATGATGATCCGATGCCCGCTGTGCCAGCGGGAGATCGATCCGACGGACCGCGCCTGCCGCTCCGGGTGCCCCATGGGAAAGGGATGCACCCTTGTCTGTTGCCCGGGATGCGGATACTCTTTCCCCATGCCCGAGTCGAAGGTGGTGAACTTCGTGAAGCGCCTCCTCTCGAAAGGAAGCCGGAAATGACCGAGCATGCCCAGGACGAGATCCTCGAGCTTCTCTGGACGCTTCGGGAAGAGCGAAAGGCGAACCGCGCGGAGGTACTGCGTTCCACGTCGGAGCCGGGACCCGAACGCCTGCTCGAGGAGCTGGCCGAGGGCGGCATGGTCGATGTCTCGGGAGAGGAGATCCTGCTCACGAAGAGCGGGGAGGACCGCGCACGCGGGATCATCCGGCGTCACCGGCTCGCGGAGGTGCTCCTGCAGAACCTTTTCGACCTGGACAACACGCAGCTGGAAAACAGCGCCTGCCAGTTCGAGCATATCCTCTCCGAGCCCGTGGTCGAGAGCGTGTGCACGTTTCTCGGCCACCCTCCCGCCTGCCCTCACGGCCGCGCGATTCCGCGGGGGGAGTGCTGCGACCGGATCCGCACGGAGATCCGCCCTCTCGTCATGCGCCTGACCGAGGCTTCCCTCGGGGCCATGGTGCGGATCGTGTTCATCACACCGCGCTCGAAGAAACGCCTGGAGAAGCTCTCCGCCCTCGGGATCGTTCCGGGAAGCCGGGTTCGCCTCCTGCAGCGGAATCCCTCCTTCGTGCTCGAGATCGGCCAGACGACCGTTGCCGTAGACCGGGACATCACGGATGAGATCTACGTCAAGCCGACGTAGCGCCGTCGCGCTTCTCCTCTGCGGAGCGCTGCTCTGGCGGTCGACGCCGACCGTCGTCGCAGCGGAGACAGGGGCGGCCACGGAGCCCGCGCTCCTGCTGAAATACGCCGCGCCGGATCTTCCCGATCGTGCGGCGCGACAGGTTCTCGACCCGATCCCCGCCATCGTGGCCGGGGAGCTGCGTATCCGGTGGATCCCCGTCCCCATGGAGCCTTCCGGGAACGATCCGTCCGCCGGGATGCTACCGGTTCCCGACGACGCGGCCCTGCGGCGGATCGCGGAGAAGGTGTCCCGGGCCTCCGAACAGATGGACAAGGTGGAGAGCGCGGACGCGGAACGTCTTCTCGAGGAGGCCGAGAAGGAGTGCCGGTCGTACCGGTTCACGGAGGCGACGCGCCCGTTCTTCGCGGAGATCTTCCTCCGGCGGGGAATCCTCCGGATCTGGGAGGGGAAAGGATCCGACGCCGAGGCGCTCCTTTCCCGCGCACGTGCGTTGCGTCCGGGCTTCACCCCGGATCCGGCGCTGTTCCCCCCGCAGGTCCTGTCCGCGTGGGAAGCGATCGCCCGCCGCCCCGTTCCCGATGCGGAACTTCTTGTCGAGTCGCTCCCGGCAGGTGCGGGGATTTTCGTCGACGGGGAACGGCGGGGAACGACCCCTGCACGCGTTCGGATGAAGAAGATCTCGCCGGTCCGGATCCGCGTCTCCCACCCCGGGTACCGGGATTCCGAAACGGCGGGGCAATGGCTTCCGGGGGACACGGAGATACTGCGCTTCACGCTTCAAGGCGACCGGGTGGCCCGCCTCGGTGAACTTCTTGCCGGCGCCGCGCCGGGAAAGGGGGGAGGCGCGGGCCCCCTGGTCGGTGAGCTCTCCGCGGCGGCGGGGACATCGCGCGTGGCGATCCTGATGCTCCAAAAGGATGCGGGCGGCGAGGATTTGCGCGCAAGGCTCTATGCCGGAAGACCCTCGGGCCGGGATCCGGTCCTCCTCGGGGAAATATCGATCCCCGACGGGCAGAGGGGGGCGGATCTCTCCGGGAAGTGGACCGCCGAAACCCTTGCCGCGGACGGTTGGCCGAAGGCAGAGCTTCCCGAAAGATCGTGGTATACTTCGGGGTGGTTCTGGGGGATCGTCCTGACGGTGGCAATCGTCGGCGTTATGGGGTCGGGCGGGGGGGGAGGCGGATCCGGCGGCTCCTCGGGGGGCACCATTTCAGTGAATTTCTAGAATTCCGGCAAAGGCAGGAATCGATCCTCCTCATGCGACGTGTCCTCCTGGTTCTTCTCCTTCTGATTCCTTCCTTGTCTCTCGGCGCCGACGCCGAAAAGGTGATCCGCGGACTCGGCGGCACGAAAGTCATCCGGTCGAACGAGCCCCCCCACACGATCCTGAACGACGCCTGCGTGGCATGCCACCCGAAGGAAAAGTTCGACTACTGGCTTCTCATCTACAAGGGGAAACCGCCGGTCCTGACGATCGACCGGGGAGAGGTTCCCGGCGAGCGGACCGCCCCCGCGGGGACGCCTGGAAGCGGAAAAACGAATCGGTACAATTCCCACGACGCCCTTGCCTGCAACTTCTGCCACTTCGAAAACCCGACGGAGGCGTCGCCGAGGTTCATCGTGGACGTGGGCGATCTTTGCCGGCTCTGCCACCCGGCCGCGGGGATGCACCATATGCCCGATGCACCCGGCATCGCGCGGGTGAAAAAGGCGATCCTCGAGAAGAAGCTCCCCGGCAGGGACGGGGAATTTCTCTGCACGACGTGCCATAAAACCCACGAATCGACCCATACCATGCGGCAGGTTTACGCCGAGACGATATGGGAAAGCCGCGTCCCGGATCCCCACGGGAGCAAAATGCTTTGCTTTGCTTGCCATACCGGCCGGATCCGGGAGGGCGAGGAAGTCCGTTTCGTCGCCGGGCGCGACAACATCAAGCTCTGCAACGGATGCCACACGCGGCCAGGAGTGAAGAAGGCGCCGCACGTCGTTGACGTCACATCCTCCGAGGGAACGTGGAGAATGGACTACCTCGGGTACCCGCTGAACCAGGGGAAACTCATCTGCTCGACCTGTCACGACGAGGTCTCCCACGACAAGCCCGATCCCGCCAATCCGAATTTCCTTCGAGGCGGCCCCTATTCGGATGTGGATAAATTCTGCTACCGTTGCCACCTGGAGGACAAGGAGGTGTACAACAACCCCCATCGCCAGGTCGACGGTTTCGGGAGGATCCGGAACGAGTCGTGCCGCTTCTGCCACCGGAACGATCCCGATTCCGGAAAGAAGACCCCGGCGAACCTCGAGATGGTCGGAGACGACGCGGTACTATGCTCCGGCTGCCACCAGATCCGTCCCCATCCGGGAGTCGACCATCAGGTTCCCATGAAAGGGGAAAAACTGGCGCGCAAGGTGGAGTACGAGGCGAGGCAACAGGTCCTTCTTCCGCTTTCCCGGGATGGAAGGATCATGTGTTTCACCTGCCACAATCCCCACGCGAAAGGGGTCCTGAGGGGGGAGGCCGGCGTCGGAGCGGGGTCGAAGTGGCGCGTACCGGACTTCCGCGAAGTCTGCGCACCGTGCCACGGACGTTATTGACGAATCGACGATACCGGAGGACGCGATGATCGACCTGTTCGTGAAAGGGGGGTTCGCGATGTACCCCCTGCTGGCGCTGTCCGTCGTCACGCTGGCGATCGCCATCGAGCGCATGGTGTACCTGCGGAAGGCCCAGATCGACACCGGGAAGTTCATGGAAGCGATCAACGGCTTCCTGGCCAAGAACGCCCTGGAGGAGGCGTACCTCTTCTGCGAGTCCACCTCCGGACCGATTTCGCGGATCATCAAGTCGGGGCTGAAAAACCAGAAACGCGGCCGCGAGGACGTCATCCGGTCGATCGAGGATGCCGGGGTGATCGAGGTTTCCCAGTTGGAGCGCGGAATCCTGATCATCCAGACGATCTCGAAGATCGCCCCACTCATCGGCCTGTTCGGCACGGTAACCGGCATGATCCGGTCCTTCCAGGCGATCGGCGGCGCCGGAGGAGAGAACCCGAGGATGGTCGCCGCGGGGATCGGGGAGGCGCTCGTCGCCACGGCCGGAGGTCTCGTTGTTGCCATCCCGGCGTACTTCCTTGCTTTCTACTTCCTGAACCGGGTGAACAAGTTCATCCTCGACATGCAGAAGAGCTCCATCCAGTTCCTGGACGGACTCAGCGAACTGGAGGAGACGATCGCGGAGCGTACCCAGCGATTCGACACGGTGGGAGGCGACTACCTTGAAATTTAAACGCAGGCTGCAGGGCGACGAGGAAGGGATCCCGATCACGAACCTCGTCGACGTCCTCTTCCTGTTGATCGTCTTCTTCATGATGTCAACGGTGCTGAGCTTCGATCGGGGCTACGGCGTGAAGCTTCCGCAGAGCAGCGCGGCCGGCGCGATCTCCAACAAGGGGATCAGCGTGATGATCTCCCGGGACGGGAAGGTGTATGTGGACGGGAGCGAGACCCCGCTCGATCGCCTGGGAGAGACGGTGAAATCCCGCCAACGCATGGCGGGGAACAACGTCATCCTGAAAAGCGACCGGGAGACGCGTTTCCAGGCGATCGCGGACGTGATGGACCGGCTGCTGGCCGTCGGGATCGGCGATCTTTCCCTCCCGGTCGTCGAACGGGGCTTGGAGCGGTAAGGCATTGGCCGGGAAAGGGGTTCGAAGGGTACTCGAACCGGCGCTGTACATCGGCGTCGCGCTCGTTTTTCATGCGCTTCTCTTTCTGATCCCCACGGGATCGGGTTCCAAGCGCGGAGAGGCCGTCGTCCGCGGGATGAAAATCCGCGCCGTCGGGGAGGCGCGGAAATCCCCTTCGATGCCGGTTCCTCCGTCGCCCGTCGCTCCCGAGCGCCCGATCCCGACCCCGGATCGTTTGACGGACACGGTTGCCGGTTCCCCCTCCGCCGGGGCGCCCGGGCGGGCAGGTGGAGGTAACGGGGGTGGGGCCGCTTCGACCGGGGTGGAAGGCGGAGCGCAAGGGTCCCCGCCGATCGGGGAGTACGGGCAGTACCTTGCCCGACTGCGGTCCGAAGGGGTGCAAGGCTGGGCTCGCGACAGCGCCGGCCGGATGCGGCAAGAGTGGAAAGGATCGGGAAAAGGGGGAAGGGGGCTTGGGAGCGGGTCGGGAGGCGGAGAAGGCGGGGGAAGCGGAAGCGGTGGCGGGGGGGGAAGCAAGGGCAGCGGGTACCTCGATCCACGCGTCAGGATGGTCGTGACCAGCTACCCGCCGACCTCCATCGAACGCCGCCACACGCAGGTAACGTATCCGGACCTGAAGGTCAAGAAACACCAGTACACCACCGGGTGGTGGAACGTCTTCATCCAGATCAGAACGGACGGACAAGGAAACGTGCTCCGCACCGATCTCCTTCGTCCGGAAACGGAAGGCCCGTTGGAGAAAATATTCGTCGAACAGGTCCGTCGCGAGATCGCCCGGTGGTCGTTCGACGAGAAGGCCGCGGAAATCAACGTCGATGTGAGGTTCTACGTTGAATAGGAACGGCCTCCTGCGATTCCGTCTTGCATGGATCCCCGTGATCCTCTTCGGTATCCTGGCTGCGAGGGCCGCCGGCGCCTCCGATCAGGAGGGGTGTCTCCTTTGTCACCGCATGGAAATGCGCGTGTCGGCCGATGGAGCGGAAAAGAACCTCAAGGTCCACGATTCTCCCGATTGGCTCCACGGGGAGCTCTACTGCTCCGATTGTCATCCCGACGCCCGGAACGCCCCCCACGCCGTTCCTCCGGGGGCGGCGCAGTGCATCGGGGAGTGCCACGGGGGGAACGACAGGGCGGTCGCATCCCACCGTAGGGCCGCGTTCGCAGGATTCACGGAAAGCCACCGGCGCGTCTCTCCCGGCAGATCCCCGTGCCGGCTCTGCCACTTCGCCTCGGACCGCAAGGGCGATCCATCGGCAAAGGAGAGGCGGTGCGCGGGGTGTCACCGGAAGGAGCGCGACGTCGCCGCCGCCGGACCCCACGGCGTACTCGCGAAGACGGCGCGGTTTTGCGTGGATTGCCATCCGGCGCACCCGGAGGGTACCACGGCGGCGTCGACGGCGGTCGCGTCCTGCACGGCGACCGGTTGTCACCCGCGCGTGTCCCGGTCCATGCGCGCCCTCGTCGATCACAGGGCCCGTGAAGGCAAAGGTCGCGAGGTCTCCCGCGCCCTGCTCTTCTTCCTTCTCGCGTTCTCGGGTTGGGCGGTTGGATGGGCTCTCTCTCCGCCGACGGACCGCGGAGGCGACCACCGATGAACTGGATCCGGCCGCCGGAGACGGTCCGAAGATTCACCCCCCATCAACTCCTGCAGCATTGGATCGCCGGGGCGCTTTGGGTCGTCCTCGCCGGCTCCTCCCTGGCCGGGGGTGCAGGAGTCGAGGGATCCCGATCCCTCCACGCGACGGCGGGAATCGCGGGTCTGATCTTCCTCGGTTACCACGCCATTGTGCTGGCGGCGATCGGGGTACGCCTCGACATGCCGGCGGAAAACGTGGCGTTCCTCCCGTGGGGACCGGAGTGGTCGGCACTCCGCCGCCGGAAGGGAAGCCGGGCGGGCGACGGGAAATATTCCCCCGCGGAGAAGGGGGATTACCTTGCGATCCTCGCCTGGTCGCTCCTTGCCGCCGCTTCCGGGATCCTCCTTCGATGGCCGTCGTTCTTCGGCGTTCCGGGAGCATCGGCATACGACTGGATCCGAACGGTGCATGCCGGGTTCGGCGCCGCCCTTACGGTCCATCTTCTCGCCGTCCATCTGCCGCAGCGCTGGTGGTACGCTGCCGGCGACTTCCGCCGGGCGATTTTCAAGGGGACCGTGACCCTCCGGGAAGCGGAGAAGAGGGGCGGGTGGGTGCGCGACCTCGTTGCGCGCGGAATTCTCGTCCCGACGCCGGAGACGGCGGAGAGCGCGGAAGACCGGGAATCCACGGAGGTTCGGGAGCTCCTTGAGCGGGGAAACCGGTTCGCGCGCGAAGGGAAGTACGGGGAGGCGTGCAACTCCTACAAGGAAGCCCTCCTGCTTCTTCCCGATTACTCCCAGGCGCGATTCAATCTTGCCGTGGCGCTGATGCGGAACGGCCGGAGCGAGGAAGCAAGGGAACAGTTGGCGATCTTCATTGAAAAGGACCCGTTCAACCCGATGGTCGAGAAGGCCAGGGAGATGCTCGACGGATACGGAAAGGGAACGGCGTGAGGAGGGGATCGGATATTCTTTTTCCGGTCATCGCGTTCCTCGTGGCCGTGCTCATTTACGCGTCCCTCCAAGGGGGGAGGTTGACGCGAATCGGTTCGGAATCCGCAGGGACGGCCTCCTTTCACGGAGGGAAGGGGGCGCTCTCAGCGAAAAAAGATCCCGCCTGCTCCGCCCGGCAGTGCCACGCCCCGAGCCCGCACCGGAAGCCAATTCCCGCGAGTGCTTTTCTCAACATGCATGTTTCGTTCGTCGCATGCCTCGGGTGCCATGGGCGGGACCTGGAACGTCGTTGGGTTGCCGGGGAGGCGGCAGGCGAGGCCGCTTTCCGGCTCTCCTACTCTCCGGTTCCGGAGGCGGGGGAGGGAGGGCGGCGCCACTCCGCAAACGGACCTCCGGCTTCGTGTCGGCGTTGCCACTCGGTGGAGGGCCGCCGGTCGATCGCCGCCGCCGGCGTGAAAGGACTCCTCGAAGGATTCGAGGAGCCGATCGTTCTTCGGATGATCGAGGGAGGAGGGCGGAAATGGCTCCCGGACGCCATGCAATAGCCGCGATCCTGCTGATCGTCCTTTGCCTGCTGCCGCCTCGAACTTCCCCCCGGGCGGCCGACGTCGAGGACGCGCCGCTCCGGATCCGAAGCGTCTCGTCCCGCCTTCTGGCGAACCCGTTCGACGTAGCCGTAGACCGGAAAGGTGTCGTCTTCCTCCTCGAATCCGGCGCCCGGACGATATCGATCTTTTCCCAACGCGGGGTGTTCCTCCGGGAAATCCAGGGAAAAGGAGCATGGAAAGATCCGTCGGCGATCGCCATCGGACCGTCCGGTTCCGTTTTCCTGGCCGACGGCGCCGCAGGAAAAGTTCTCGAGCTGGACCTTTCCGGCAAGATCCGTCGAGTGTACGCGGCGGGGGGGAACGCGCGGCTGACCGGGGTTTCGGTCTACGGCGATGTGGTCTATTGCGTGGACAACCGGAACCACCGGGTCGTCGTATTCCGGAAGCCGGGGGCTCCCCCTGACACGTGGGGAAAACGGGGAGAGGCGCCCGGCCAGTTCCAGTCCCCCTTCCGGATCGCGGTCGATCCGACGGGACGCCTGTTCGTCACGGACGTGATGAACGCCCGTGTCCAATGGTTCTCCGCTTTCGGCAAGCACCTGGGAACGTTGAAGCGCTTTGGAGCCGGGGAGGGGAAAATCTTCCGTCCCACGGGAATCGCCCTGGATTTTCGGGGACGCCTCTGGGTGGGGGACAGCTATACGGGGCTCGTCCAGCTCTTCGAGGAACGAGGAGGGTTTTTGAAAGCGGTGCGCTCGAAGGGGCGTCCCGCCGTATTCGGGGATCCCGTCGGATTGGCCGTGACGGTGGGCGGAATCTGGGTAGCGGACCAGCGTGAGAACAGCCTGAGCCTGTTTCGGGAATGAAACGCAGCACCAGGGGAGCGATGTGATGAGTGAAAAGCGGTGGGAGTACGGCCAGATCTTCGTCCGGCAGCCGGACGTTTTCGGTGGTCTTCCGAAGACCGGACTGGAGATGGAGAAGATGAACCGCGCGGGCGGAGAGGGGTGGGAGATGGTCGGAATGATCCCCTTCACCCTCCCCTCCGGAGAGGTGCGCGGCGCCTTCATCCTGTTCAAGAGGGAGATCGCCTCCTGATCATGGGATCGCGCGCCTGTTGAAAAAAGGGATTCTCCCCCTTGCGCTGTTTCTGGCGCTCCTTCTCGAAGGATCCGCGGTTCCACGTTCCACCTTCGACCAGGAGAACTGTTCCCTCTGCCACATCCGGGAAAGCGTCTTCTTCGATCCCTCCTTCCTCACGCCCGGGGAGAAAAAAACGTTCGATGAGGAGAGGATCTGCGGCAGTTGCCACAACGGATCCGTACAGGACAGCCGTGCGGTCCTTTGGAGGGGGACGCAGCATCCCGCCTTGCCGAAGGGAAAAGGCGGAGTCCGAACGTGTACCGCATGCCACTCCCCTCATGTCAAAGGCGGGTGGGCGGTTCTCGCCGGCTCGGGGGTTTCCCTGCGGAAAGGGGGGAACGCCGTCTGTGCCGGATGCCACCCGGACCAATCCGGAAAATCCGGGAATCTCCACGCGGGGCGGATCAAGGACGCGGCGTGCCCGGATTGCCACGCGGCCCACGGCGGATCCGGGAAATCCCTCCTTCGAGAGTCAGGGAGCGCTCTTTGCCTCCGTTGCCACCCATCGATCGATCCGGCCAGGACCGGCGGCCATCGTCTTGAAAGCCGGTGGGAAAGGAAAAACGTTGAGATCTCCTTTCCCGGCTGCCTGGAGTGCCATCCCGTTCATCGGAATGGGGGGCGCGCGCTTCGGTCCCTGGCCGCTTGCGGTTCCTGCCATTGGTTCGCAGGGGAAAACGACCAAGTCCCGGGCGCGAAGCACCCGGGCGAAGGAACGTGCACCACGTGCCACACGTTCCACGTGAAGGCCGGGGAAGGGGGCCGGGCATTCCGTGGAAAGGAGATCCGTGCAGAAGGGTTGTGCAGGAAATGCCACGCGTCCCATTGGGCCGCGGACATCAAGGCGGGACGGGCGGCCGGGACGCACGTGACGGCCGGTACCGCGGGGGGGAATGAGATCTGCAGCCGCTGCCACCGCATGCACGGGGCCCCGGCGGGATCGTCTCTCCTGCGGTCGCCCAAGCCCTACTCCTGCCTGGAATGCCACGAGGCCCAGAACACGATCCGGGAAGAGGGAGGGATCTCGCTCGCGCATCCCGTCTTCGAGAAAGTTTTCAAGGGGCGGATGACGGAAACGGTCCGGGAAAAAAGCCTGGTGGTCGGATCGTCCGGGGAGATCGTCTGCCGCACATGCCACAAGGTGCACGCCGCGGTGAAAGGGACTCCGCTGCTTTCCCCAGGGACGGAAAAGGCGGAGAGCTGCTTCTGGTGCCACTCCGCGATGCGAGGAAAATATCACGGAGGGGCCTCCCCCGGAACCGTCATCCAGTGCCTCGAATGTCACCCGGTCCACGGGAGGAAAATTTCCGGCGGCGATCCGTGGAGGTCCCTGTGCCGGAGGTGCCATCCGGGGACTTCGCAGCACCAGGAAAAGGCCGGAGGCCGCGAAAACCGCGGGGCCGGCGATCTTCCGAGGTTCGATCCGCGCGGACGCGGGTCTGCATTCGGTGTCGTCTCCTGTCCGACGTGCCACGATCCCCACGGCGGAGGGGAAGGGGCAAAGCGGGTGCGGAAGGCGTACCGGCCCAACGGTTTTCTCTGCACCACCTGCCACAGCAAGCAGGACACGGTCGTTCTCACCCCGCACGATCTCCGGGGGATTGCCGGGAACAGCGTATGCGAACCGTGCCACCGCCCCCATGGCGGAGAGTCTCCATGGATGTGGGGACCGGCGAGGGGAAAAGGTGAAAGGGGAGAGGAATCGTGCCGGGCCTGCCACCTCGCCGGCGAAGGGAAGGGATTGGGTTCGCGGTTGCCCCTCGGAGGACATCCGACCAACGTCATGGCATCCAGGCTGATCCCGGACCGTTTTCCCAGGATCGGCCCCAATGGAGAAACTTCCAAATCCGGGGTGTTATCCTGCATTACTTGCCACGATGTCCACGGAAGCGGCATCCTGCCGGTAGGTCGGGGAGTCGGGAAACTCCTGCGGCGGTCGGAGATGGAAGGATCCTCCGACCTCCGGAATTCGGAAATCTGCTCGGAATGTCATCCGGGAAAAGCCGGGAAGCACGGAACGGCGGATTGCATCTCCTGCCATCCCCCCCACTCGGAAGAATCGCGCGAAACGCTTTGCCGGAAGTGCCATTCCGTCGGAGAAGGGATGCTGTTCGATCGCCACCGGAAGGCGAAGGGGGGGTGCGGTTCCTGCCACAAGGTTCACAAGAACGGCACGAATTCGAAAAAAACGGAAGAACCGTGCTACGGATGCCATCCCGGCACTCGCAAGATCCGGGAAACTTCTCACGCGTCGCTGGGGAGGGATGCCTGCGGGGCCTGCCATTCCGTCCACAGGGATTCCCCCGTCCCGAACATCCGCCCCAAGCTCGGCGAGGATATCTTCCGGCCCGACCTGCCATGTCTGACGTGCCACCGGGAAAATGGAACAGGGCCGGTGCCCGAGAGAATGAAACACCCATCGCGCGCGCGGGAGATACCGACGAATTACGGGGCGACCGTCACCCTGGAGACCCCGATCACGATGCACGGGCGATTCAAGGAAGGGGAACGGCCGATGTTCCCCCTGTTCGATCCCTCCGGGAACCGGTCCCTCTCCGGGGCCATGGGGTGCCTGACCTGCCACGATCCGCATGCAGGCGGAACACGGGACGGCGCGCCGGACGCCGGCGGCTACCTGCGGGATCCGGGGTTTGTCTTCCTGTCCGACATGTGCGGCGCTTGCCACCGCGGAGGGAACGTGGAAAGAGTCAAGAATTTCCACAAGATGCCGGGAAATAAGCGATGACCGCCGATTTCAGGATATACCGTCGAGTGTTTTCGATATGATATTCCCCTGAACATGGGACGAAACACGCGACTGACCGACATGACGATCCCATTGCGGGATCCGAACCGGAAAAAGCGACGCCTGCCGCTGTTCATCGCGGCGGCCCTGGTGATCGCGGCGGTGTTCATCTCGCTTTTCCGCGACATGGGGATCGTTGACAGTTGGAGGCTCCAAAAGACGGAGCGTCAACTCCGGGGCGAGGTCGAAAAGCTTCGACAGGAGAACGCGCTGCTCAAGCGCACGGTCGAGGATCTTCGCGGCAACCCGGCGGTCATCGAACAGGAGGCCCGCCGGCTCGGCCTCATCAAGGAGGGGGAGAACGTCATCGTCGTACCCCAGCGGCAGGACGCCCGCCCGCAAGTCCCCCCCAACCCCGGCAAAAAACGCCCATAGTGTTCCCGTTATACCGCGACACCAGCCACGGATGTTGAAGCGCTTCAGGTACCTCCCGGGGCTCTCCGCGCCGGCGTATCTCCTCGCACTCTTCCTCCTCCGGGAGCGGATTCCGGGTGGTGTTCCCTTCCTTCTTTCCGCCGCGATCGGACCGCTCGCGGTCGCCTACTTCCTCGTCGCGTATCTTCTCGCGCGGAAACGGGACGACCGTGTCCCCGACCTGCTCCCCCTGATCGCGTGGGGATGCGCCGCGGCATTGGAGATCCACGCATTCGTTCCGCCGGTCGCCCGGTCCGGCGTCGTCCCGGCGGCCCTGTTTTTCTTCCTCGCCGTGAAGTTCCCGCCGTCCCGTTCCATTCCTGCGATCCTGTGCGCCGACGTTTGGCTGGCAGCGGTGCAGGGGCCGCTCGAACATGAGATCTACTACATTTCCGCGATGGCCCTGGTCGCGGGGGCGGCCGGGATCGCCGTCCGCGGAAGGTACCGGAAGGGCGCCCTGGACGGGAGCGGCGTGCAGGAGGCGATCGCCCGGAGCCGGACGCTGGTTCTTCCGTGGGAGGATTCCGGAAATCGCGGCGTTCCCGCGGGCGGGGAAATGACCGAGGAATCCAGCCTGCTCCGGAAGGAAGAGGAACTGAAGGAGGGGATACGGCAGGCGCTGGATCGGCTGTTGGGACTTACCGGCGCTTCCCATGTCGCCTACGTCGCCCGCTCAGGATCGCCCGGATCCGACTTGCATGAAGGTATCCTGCTGAGCCGCGGCTCGGCTGCGGCCCGGGAGATACGAATCCCGGACACCTATGTTCCCGTTCGGGAGGCGACCGTTTTCCGCAAATCGTTCCTCGAGGTCGGCCCCGGCGCCCGGCGATACGCTCCGTGGGAAAGCGGCCCGGGGAGCGCACCCACAGGGGTCGCCGCCGTCCCTGTCACCCGGGAGGGAGTGGTGGAAGGGGTACTTCTCGCGGTCCGTGACGAGGAGGGCCCATGGAAGGATCCCGTGATCCCGGCGATGGAGCTGGCGGGTCATTTCGTGGGCCGGGACATCGAGCGG is drawn from bacterium and contains these coding sequences:
- a CDS encoding cytochrome c3 family protein; protein product: MKKGILPLALFLALLLEGSAVPRSTFDQENCSLCHIRESVFFDPSFLTPGEKKTFDEERICGSCHNGSVQDSRAVLWRGTQHPALPKGKGGVRTCTACHSPHVKGGWAVLAGSGVSLRKGGNAVCAGCHPDQSGKSGNLHAGRIKDAACPDCHAAHGGSGKSLLRESGSALCLRCHPSIDPARTGGHRLESRWERKNVEISFPGCLECHPVHRNGGRALRSLAACGSCHWFAGENDQVPGAKHPGEGTCTTCHTFHVKAGEGGRAFRGKEIRAEGLCRKCHASHWAADIKAGRAAGTHVTAGTAGGNEICSRCHRMHGAPAGSSLLRSPKPYSCLECHEAQNTIREEGGISLAHPVFEKVFKGRMTETVREKSLVVGSSGEIVCRTCHKVHAAVKGTPLLSPGTEKAESCFWCHSAMRGKYHGGASPGTVIQCLECHPVHGRKISGGDPWRSLCRRCHPGTSQHQEKAGGRENRGAGDLPRFDPRGRGSAFGVVSCPTCHDPHGGGEGAKRVRKAYRPNGFLCTTCHSKQDTVVLTPHDLRGIAGNSVCEPCHRPHGGESPWMWGPARGKGERGEESCRACHLAGEGKGLGSRLPLGGHPTNVMASRLIPDRFPRIGPNGETSKSGVLSCITCHDVHGSGILPVGRGVGKLLRRSEMEGSSDLRNSEICSECHPGKAGKHGTADCISCHPPHSEESRETLCRKCHSVGEGMLFDRHRKAKGGCGSCHKVHKNGTNSKKTEEPCYGCHPGTRKIRETSHASLGRDACGACHSVHRDSPVPNIRPKLGEDIFRPDLPCLTCHRENGTGPVPERMKHPSRAREIPTNYGATVTLETPITMHGRFKEGERPMFPLFDPSGNRSLSGAMGCLTCHDPHAGGTRDGAPDAGGYLRDPGFVFLSDMCGACHRGGNVERVKNFHKMPGNKR
- a CDS encoding septum formation initiator family protein, which codes for MGRNTRLTDMTIPLRDPNRKKRRLPLFIAAALVIAAVFISLFRDMGIVDSWRLQKTERQLRGEVEKLRQENALLKRTVEDLRGNPAVIEQEARRLGLIKEGENVIVVPQRQDARPQVPPNPGKKRP